One Alnus glutinosa chromosome 3, dhAlnGlut1.1, whole genome shotgun sequence genomic region harbors:
- the LOC133863144 gene encoding subtilisin-like protease SBT4.13, with product MGSLLESEQSFASLHLSILQEALGESSATSSLVRSYTRSFNAFAAMLDDKERKTIASRKEVLSVFPSRTLKLQTTRSWDFMGLTQAAKRNPTVESDVIVGVIDSGIWPESESFNDTGYGPPPTKWKGTCAGGSNFTCNNKLIGARAYNRTTARDVEGHGTHTASTAAGAKVKGASCFGLAKGKARGGVPAARIAVYKACDSDGCRDHDVLAAFDDAIADGVDLITVSISGYPTAFEKDSISIGSFHAMEKGILTVQSAGNDGPSSSTTGSIAPWLLSAAASNTDHNFVDKVVLGNGKTIIGSGINSFTQINGTTFPLIHGKDASSTSCSDPDLARICTENCLNSSLVKGKIVVCDWPDGWGEAFRAGALGSIVLDAFRTQEDFIVVLPLPASGLTAEKHDVVKSYVNSTKNPQGNILKSEVMKNSAAPVVASFSSRGPNPIAPDILKPDVTAPGVNILAAYSPVSPPSHDPKDKRSAKYNIMSGTSMSCPHVAGAAAYVKTFHSNWSPSAIKSALMTTAWPMNATEHKEEKFDSSFSDEYGEGEFAFGAGHINPVKAIDPGLVYETSKEDYIKMLCSMQVSFFGTCPSESKGSPKDLNYPSMQVLVETGKSFVVEFPRTVTNVGIANSTFVSKVITGSQINVSVEPSILSFKSLEEKKSFVVTVSGKALPARKRVSASLVWSDRTHNVRSTIVVYTPNS from the exons ATGGGTTCATTGCTAGAGAGTGAACAATCATTTGCGTCTCTCCATCTTAGCATTCTTCAAGAAGCTCTTGGAGAAAG TTCTGCCACTAGCTCTCTGGTTAGAAGCTACACTAGAAGTTTCAATGCATTTGCGGCCATGCTCGATGATAAGGAGCGAAAAACAATTGCGA GTAGAAAGGAAGTGCTATCAGTGTTTCCAAGTAGAACTCTCAAGCTTCAAACAACAAGATCGTGGGATTTTATGGGTTTAACCCAAGCTGCAAAACGAAATCCCACTGTTGAGAGTGATGTAATAGTAGGCGTTATTGATAGCGGAATCTGGCCTGAGTCAGAGAGTTTCAACGATACAGGATATGGTCCACCTCCTACGAAATGGAAGGGTACTTGTGCAGGCGGTTCGAACTTTACTTGCAACAA TAAGCTCATTGGAGCCCGAGCCTATAATCGTACTACTGCAAGGGATGTGGAAGGTCATGGTACCCACACAGCCTCGACAGCAGCTGGTGCCAAAGTGAAAG gtgCGAGTTGTTTCGGTTTGGCCAAGGGCAAAGCAAGGGGAGGTGTTCCGGCAGCAAGGATTGCTGTGTACAAAGCCTGTGATTCAGATGGGTGTCGAGACCATGACGTCCTTGCTGCTTTTGATGATGCTATTGCAGATGGGGTTGATCTCATTACCGTTTCAATCAGTGGATACCCGACAGCTTTTGAAAAGGATTCTATTTCTATTGGTTCTTTTCATGCGATGGAGAAAGGCATACTCACCGTTCAGTCTGCCGGAAATGATGGTCCCAGCTCATCAACAACAGGTAGTATTGCCCCATGGTTGCTGTCTGCAGCGGCCAGCAACACAGATCATAATTTCGTTGATAAGGTTGTTCTTGGGAATGGAAAGACAATCATT GGAAGTGGAATAAATTCGTTTACACAGATAAATGGAACAACATTCCCTCTGATACATGGAAAAGATGCTTCCAGTACTTCTTGCAGTGATCCTGATTTAGCTCG GATTTGCACTGAGAATTGTTTGAACAGCAGCTTGGTAAAAGGAAAGATTGTGGTGTGTGATTGGCCAGATGGATGGGGAGAAGCTTTCAGAGCTGGTGCCCTTGGGTCAATCGTGTTAGATGCATTTCGAACACAGGAAGATTTCATTGTTGTTCTTCCCTTACCTGCATCTGGCTTAACGGCTGAAAAACATGATGTAGTTAAGTCCTATGTGAATTCTACCAA AAACCCGCAAGGAAACATATTAAAAAGTGAAGTTATGAAAAACTCAGCCGCTCCAGTAGTTGCTTCCTTCTCTTCACGTGGGCCAAATCCTATTGCACCAGACATTTTGAAG CCAGATGTAACGGCCCCAGGAGTCAACATTTTGGCAGCATACTCCCCCGTTAGTCCACCTTCTCATGACCCTAAGGACAAGAGGTCTGCCAAGTACAATATAATGTCTGGAACATCCATGTCTTGTCCACATGTAGCTGGTGCGGCTGCTTATGTGAAAACCTTTCATTCCAATTGGTCTCCATCAGCCATCAAATCTGCACTAATGACCACTG CTTGGCCAATGAATGCCACGGaacataaagaagaaaaatttgattCTTCTTTTTCCGATGaatatggagaaggagaatttGCTTTTGGGGCAGGCCATATCAATCCTGTAAAAGCAATAGATCCTGGTCTAGTTTATGAAACGTCTAAAGAGGACTACATAAAAATGCTCTGCAGTATGCAAGTTAGTTTCTTTGGAACTTGTCCCAGTGAAAGTAAAGGATCTCCAAAGGATCTCAATTACCCATCAATGCAAGTTCTCGTTGAAACAGGGAAAAGTTTCGTAGTTGAATTCCCCAGAACAGTAACAAATGTAGGCATTGCAAACTCTACTTTTGTATCAAAAGTCATAACCGGTTCTCAAATCAATGTTAGTGTGGAACCAAGCATTCTCTCCTTCAAATCGTTGGAAGAGAAGAAGTCTTTTGTTGTGACTGTGTCTGGGAAAGCTTTGCCGGCACGTAAACGGGTATCTGCATCGCTTGTGTGGTCTGATAGAACTCACAATGTGCGAAGTACGATTGTTGTGTACACACCTAACTCGTAG